The sequence below is a genomic window from Arthrobacter sp. U41.
CGATGAGTTCCACAGCAGGCCTGCCAGCAGGCGCGTCTGGCTCACGGCTTTCCGGCGGCCCTCCGGGGAGACGGCGGCCATTTCCTCCAGGTCCTCCGGATCGAACTGGAGCCGCTGCTCCGGGGTCATGTCATCCGGGTGGGGGTCAAGGCCCAGCAGTTCGAGGCTCAGCCCCGTCAGCTTCTCGGCGTCGGCCAGCAGTTCTTCGGTGATGTCGTCGTCGTCGGCGCTCATGGCCCCGATGCTACCCGCCATCGGGCCGCCGCCCGATTCGCGTTACGCGGAGGGTTGCGGCCGGATCAGGCCGCAGCTGCCCGGACGGTTCCCGGCGCAGAACTGCCCCGCTCCATCCGGGCGGACAGGAGATAGACGATCCCCGCGATCAACGGGACCCCGCTTGCCGCGGCGAGCGACACGACCGGGCCCGACCTTCCGATGACCGTAATCAGGAGCGGCAGCACGCCCAGGGCCACCAGCAGCCAGCCGGCTCCGGCCGCGAGGACCAGCATCGGCAGCACCCAGGCGAGGGTCATCAGGAGTCCGCTGTTTCCCCCGGGATCCTGGCTTCAGTACACGCCGGCAGGGGCGGGCTGGCCAGGGGGAGAAAGGCCCTGAGCGAACCCGGTCCTTTTGGCTCTGGGTCCCGGCACGGCGAAGCGCAACACTGATGCCATGAGTGATGTGCTGACGCTGAATCCCGCGGTCGAACGCAACGCGGGCGCCAACCGGGCGCTGCATCCGGACTGCCTCTGGATCCGTCTGGTGCGCGGCGGGGCCGGACTTGCCATCCTCGCCGCCCTCGGCCAGGAGGTCTACGACGCGACGCAACCGGGCAATTCCGTCGACATCCCCCAGCTCATCTCCCAGTTCACGTTCCACTCGAACCTTGTCCTCGCGCTCGTACTCCTGGTGTCCGCCGCGCGGCCGCGGGCGCGGCTGCCCCAGTGGTGGGATCACCTGTTCGGGGCCCTCGCCTTCTACCTGGTGATGACGGGCATTATCTATGCGGTGCTTGTGGCCCCTCCTGATGAGCCGTGGTGGACGCTGGACATGTACTGGCCGTGGATGATCACGCACCGCATCGCACCGCTGGTCGCGGGGCTCGACTGGCTTTTCGTCACCCGCACCGTCCGCGGCCCGTGGCGGCGGCCCCTCATCTGGCTGTGCTACCCGGCCGCATTCCTGATCTTCTCGTGGGTGCGCGGTGCCCTTGACGGCTGGTATCCCTACGACTTCCTGGATCCGAGGCTCGATGGAGGCTGGCCAGCGGTGACCGCCACAAGCGCCCAGGTGCTCGGCGCGTTCCTTGTGGTCGGGGTGCTCGTGCATCTCGCCGGCAATGCCCGGGTGGGCCTCGCCCGCGGACCCGGAAAGCAGTTCCGTGCCTAGGCGCCAGTCCTGGCCGGCGCGACTCGGCATCACGCTCGTGGCAGGGCTCGCCCTGTTCCTCACCGCGTGCTCCCAGCCCGCAGGCCAAAGCGGGCCGACGTCGTCAACCGCACCCTCATCCAGCACCGGCAACCCGGCCTGTGATCTCATCACCCCGGAGATTGCGGCGAAGACCGAACCCGGGCTCGTGCCCGTGGGCCAGATCAGCCAGGCCAGGCCGCCGGGAAGCGAGGCCTACCTGTGCACCTATTCCAGCAAGTCCGATACAGGGATGACGGCCCTGTCTGTGGCTCTCATATCTCCCGCATCGGCCGCCGACATCTCCAAAGCGAAGTCGACACCCGACTGCTCACCCGTCACGGGCATCGGCGACTTCGCCTGCCTGCAGTGGACCGGCTACTTCCGCGGTGAGCCCGGCAACGTGTCCGCGAATGTCGTCCTGACGGCTGTCCGGGGCAACGAGACCCTTGAGATGCCCTATGTAACCGGACCGCCCATGGCCGGGTCCGGCGTCCCGGATGGCGACGCGATGGCCCGCGCGCTCTCGCAGGCTGCCGTGGACGCCGGCTGGGGCAACGGCACAGCACTCAACGTCCCCGCCGCTCCGCCCGTGGGTCCTGCGGCCACGACGAACAACCCGGTCTGCGCCCTGATCAGTCCCGATGAGGCTAAACAGGCATTCGGGGCGAAGACCCAACCGCAGATCCTCCCGGGCGAGTCCAACTGCCGATACAGGTTCGGCGACTTGGGCACACCGGGCCCGGATTCTCTGGTCTTCTCAATCGAAGTCCTCGAGGGTGCAGCCCCGGGGCTGGCCGCCCGCGGCCTGCCCGGCGAGCCGCTCGACGGCGTCGGCGACAAGGCGGCCTTCAACATGGGAACCGAACCGGCTGGCCCGAAATCCCTTCGCCCGGCCGGCGACGTGCCGATCACGATCCTGTCCGTGATGGTGGTCAGGGGCCAGAACCTCGCGACATTCACCGCCCAGGTCCTGATCTCCCCGACGGGGCCCACGGCCGAGCAGACGAAGGAACAACTCATCACCCTGGTGCGCGGCGTCGAGTTCTGACGGCGCGCGAGGGCTCCGAATAACTCTCCGGGCCTGCGTCAGCCGGTGCAGTTTCTGATCAGCAGTTCCGCAGGATCAACCCACCCGCCCGCACAGACCCGTTTCTCTGCAGTAACGTGACGCCCGGCTGGCTCTTTAGGGCGGCCTCCGGATAAACGCACGTCCCCTTTCCCGAAAGGCCTCTCATGGCAGGAATCTTCTCCCTTTTCGGTGCCCTGGGCACTACCACCAAAGCTATCGCGGTAGCCTCAGTCGTCGCAGCCGGCGGCGGCGCAGCGTTGGCTGCCACTGCCGAAACCACCGGGCCCGTCTCCGTGGTGTCCGAGGCCCCGGCAGAGACGGCCGATCCGGTCGAGCCTGCACCCGTGGAGCCTGCACCCGTGGAGCCTGCCCCGGAAGAGCCCGAACCAGTGGAGCCTGCCCCGGAAGAGCCCGAACCAGTGGAGCCCGCGCCCGTCGACCCGGCTCAGGTTGTTCCAGTTCCAGCGGGTAACTCCGCGTGGGCGCACGAGAACGCCGCGGCCAAGCGCGCAGCCGGACAGGAAAATGCGGCAGAGCACCGCAGCCCCAATGCCGCTACACCGGCAACGCCGTCCTACGGCGCGGGTCCGGCCGTCAATGCCTCCCCGGCCTCGAAGGCTGAGAACCCGGGCAAGGCCAACACGAACAAGTAGCCCTATGCCGGGCCCTGAATCGCAGAGGATTTCGATCAGGGCCAGCACGGTCTTACTTCTTGGGGGGAAGCGCTTGGACTTTTCAGATCACCGCGCCGCCGGCGCCGGCCTGCCCGCCGAAACCCTGGCCACAACGAAGCTCCCCGTTCCCGTGTCACGTCTCCGCTGGGCGCTGGTGCGCAGGCTGGTCTTTGCCATTCCGTTGGGGCTGCTGTTTGGCGTGATGCTGATCAACGGCTTCAGGGTCAACGAGCCCGGGACGACGGCTGCGATGGCCGGCGGGGTGGGGTTGTCCTTCTCCCTGTTCCTGGGAATCATCTGGCTCGTTGGCCGCCGGCGTCGGGCTCTTTTGGCCGCATCCGGCGGTGACCCGGACGCAGCCGGAGTGCTGCTGTTCGGCGCCATGGCACCGAAGATCGGGCGCCTCGGTCCCAACCGCGACACCACCTACTACCGGTGGATCGGCGGCTTCGGCCCGGGCGGCGATGGAGGTAAAGGCGACTGGGGCTGATGGAAGCCCGCCCGGTGTCAGGCTACGGCCCCCTGAAAGTGTTTTTCGATGATCCCTTTGATGTCGTCATGGCAGCCGCCGCACCCTGTCCCGGCGCGGGTGGCGCCTGAAACTTCGGCCACCGTCCCGCAGCCGTCGGTCACCGCAGCAGCGATCCTGATCCCGCTCACACCGGCACACCGGCATACGGTCCGTTCGGGGTCAGTAGCCCCGGCAGATGCCGCCTGGTCCGGTCCGTCGAGGCGCAGCAGCAGTGACCGGTCCGCCGGGAGTTCGGCGCCGCGCTCGAAGAGCTGCACCAGCTCGGCCGCGGTGCGGGGCATTCCCACGGCCACCAGGCCTTCAAGCACCCCGGCGCGGGTGGTCATCTTCACGTAGCGGCCGTGCTCGGGATCGGCCCACTGTGCGATCTGCAGCCTGGCCCGGCCATTCACGGCGCCGGCGGTCAGGGCTTCCTCGTCCCACGGCTCCGCGTCGTTGTCCCCGGCCACCGCCATGTTCATGCCGCGCGCCTTGAGCACCACCACGGCCGGCAGTTCGGCCGGCAAGGGAAGCAGTGCCTCGGCATCCGGAGCCCCGGAAGCCAGCAGCGTCAGGTACCCGGCGAGCCATTCGGCCTGCCGCCAGCCCGGCCCGACCAGCCCGGCCGGACCACGCGCGGTCCGGCACTGAAGGCATTCCGGATCGGGGCAGCGGACTTCGGCGCAGTCGCCGATCGCGAAGATGTGCGGCTCGTGGTGGGCCCGGAGCTTGTGGTCCACCAGGATCCCGGCGCCGGTGGAAAGCCCGCAGCCCTCTGCCAGTTCGGTCCGGGGACGGACGCCGCAGGAGAGCACCAGCAGGTCACCGTCGATCGCGGAACCGTCATCGAGCAGCAGCGCCGAGAAGCCGCCGTCGGGCCCGTTGTGTTCCACGCCGGTGGAGCGGGCATTGCCGGCCACCCGCACGCCGCAGTTCCGCAGCGAAGCCGCGAGGACGGCGCCGCCGCCACGGTCGATGTTGCGGCCCAGCGGATGCGGGCCGTTGTGCACCACGGTGACGGTGGCGCCTTCCTCGGCCGCGGCGAGGGCCGTCTCCAGGCCCAGCACGCCGCCGCCCAGCACCACCACGCGCTTGCCGCCGGCCACCGCCGCCTGCAGCACCGACGCGTCGCGCAGGTCCCGAAGCGCGGTCACGCCTGGCGGCAGGACAGGCGCGGCAGGGTCCGGGTTGAGCCCGGTGAGGTTGGGGATCACCGGGCGGGAGCCGGTGGCGAAGACCAGCCGGTCGTAGCCGGGGGAGGTGCCGTCGCTGAGGATCAGCTGTTGCCGGGCGCGGTCCACCCGGCGGACCCGGACGCCGAGCCGGACGTCGACGCCGCCGTCAATCAGCGCCGCGGCGTCGGACAGTGCCAGGGCCGACGCCGTGGTCCGGCCGACGCCGAGGTCCGCCACGAGCACGCGGTTGTAGGCGGCCTCGGCCTCCTCACCGATCACCGTCAGGTGGGCGAGCCCGCCGCGGACTGCAGGCAGCAGCTCGTCGACCAGCCGTGCGGCCACCGGCCCGAAGCCCACAACAACAATGCGCTCTGTCATGACGCACCTTCTTTCTGCAGTTCAATGGCGTGGAGAGTGGCAGCGCCGGGCCGGACCCAGACGTGGCTGAACTTGAATTCCGGCATCCCGGAGATCGGATCCGTGGCCGCCTCCGTGAGCCGGTTGGCGCTCTCCAGCTCCGGGAAGTGGAACGGCAGGAACACCGTTTCGGGCCGGATGTCCGTGCTCAACTCGGCGCGGCAGGATACCTCGCCGCGCCCGTTGGAGATCGAGACGACGTCGCCCTCGGCGATGCCCTGCGCGGCGGCGGCCGCCGGATGGATCTGCAGCCGCGCTTCGGGCTGGGCCGCGGCCAGGGCGGCAACCCGGCGGGTCTGGGCGCCGGACTGGTAGTGCTCCATCAGCCGCCCGGTGATCAGGGTCATCGGCCTGCCGGCCCGGTCCGCCGCGGCTGCCGCGCCGGCGGAAACCGAAGAAGCAGCACGACGGCGGGGCGTCACCGGAGTGAACACGGCCCGCCCGTCCGGGTGGGCGAAGGAGTCCAGGAAGAGCCGCGGGGTCCCGGTGCTGCCGGCGGGATAGGGCCAGTAGGCGGCCTCGCCGCGGTCCAGCATGGCGTAGTCGATCCCGGCATAGTCGGCCAGGCCGCCGGAGGAGGCGAGCCGGAGTTCCTCGAAGACGGTCTCCGGGTCCTCGCTGAACGTCGAGGGGGCGTCCAGCAATTCGGCCAGCCGGGTCATGATCCACAGCTCGCTGCGTACCCCGGGCGGGGGAGCGATCGCGCGGCGGCGGCGGAGCACCCGGCCCTCGAGATTGGTCAGGGTGCCTTCCTCCTCGGCCCATTGGGTGACCGGCAGGATCAGGTCAGCCTCGGCGGCAGTCTCGGAGAGGAAGAAGTCGCAGACCACCAGGAAGTCCAGGCTCCGCAGTCCGGCGATCACGGCGTTGGCGTCCGGCGCGGAGACCGCCACGTTGGCGCCGTGCACAAAGAGGCAGCGGACGCCGTCGGGCTGTCCCAGGGACTTCAGGAGCTGGACGGCGGGGAGGCCGGGTCCGGGGATGAGCGCCTCGGGAACGCCCCACACCGCGGCCATGTGGGCGCGGGCGGCGGGGTCGGTGATCTTGCGGTAGCCGGGGAGCTGGTCCGCTTTCTGGCCGTGTTCGCGGCCGCCCTGGCCGTTGCCCTGGCCGGTGAGGGTGCCGTAGCCGCTGCGGGCGGAGCCGGGCAGGCCCAGCAGCAGGGCGAGGTTGATGGCGGCGGTGGCGGTGTCCGTGCCGTCGACGTGCTGTTCCACGCCGCGGCCGGTGAGGATGTAGCTGCCGCCCCGGCGGGAGCCGTCGGCGAGCCGGCGGGCGGTGTCCCGGATCAGTCCGGCCGGGACGCCGGTGAGGGACTGCACTCGTTCGGGCCAGTAGGAGGCGACGCTGCGGGCCAGGGCGTCGTAGCCGGCGGTGCGGGCGCCGATGTAGCCGGCGTCGGTGAGGCCCTCGTGGATCACGACGTGGGAGAGGCCCAGCAGCAGCGCGAGGTCGGTGCCGGGCAGCGGCTGCAGGTGCAGGCCGCCGCCGTCGGAGGTGAACGCGGCGGTGGCAGAGCGGCGGGGGTCCACCACGATCAGGCCGCCGGCGTCGCGGGCGCCCTGCAGGTGCTGCACAAACGGCGGCATGGTCTCGGCAACGTTGGAGCCGAGCATCAGGATGGTGCTGGCGGTATCGAGGTCCGCCAGCGGGAACGGCAGGCCGCGGTCCAGGCCGAAGGCGCGCATTCCGGCGGCCGCGGCTGAGGACATGCAGAACCGGCCGTTGTAGTCGATCCGTGAGGTGCCCAGGGCCAGCCGGGCGAACTTGCCCAGCTGGTAGGCCTTCTCGTTGGTCAGCCCGCCGCCGCCGAAGACTCCGACGGCGTCCGCCCCGTAGCTGGCCTGGGTGGACTTCACCGCTTCGGTGACTGAGGCCAGGGCCTCCTCCCAGCTGACCGGGCGGTGGACGCCGTCGGCGCCCCTGAGCAGCGGTTCGGTGACGCGGCCGGGGTGGTTCAGCAGCGACGCGGAGGTCCAGCCCTTGCGGCAGAGTCCGCCGCGGTTGGTGGGGAAGTCGCGGCCGGCCACGTCGAGGAGGGCTGCGGCCGGCTGCTCCGGCACGGGGTCTGACCCCGGCTGTGGAGCCGGGGTCAGAGCCGCTGGTGTGGTGAGCGTCATGGCGCACTGCAGGGCGCAGTAGGGGCAGTGCGTGGCGGCGCCGTTGGTCATGTTAGACGTGTCCCATCGCGTTTCGGTTGGCGTTGCGGATGTAGCAGAACCAGCACACGGCCAGCATCAGGACGTAGGCCCCGACGAAGCCGTAGAACGCGGGGGTGTAGGAGCCGCTGGCGCTGTTGGAGGCGTTGAGCACCTGCGGGATGACGAAGCCGCCGTAGGCGCCGATGGCCGAGATCAGGCCGAGGGCCGAGGAGGCGAGGCGCTGGGTGGTGACGGTGCTGGCGCCGGACTTGGCTGCCCGGCTGGAGGTGGCGAAGATGATCGGGATCATCCGGTACGTGGCACCGTTGCCGAAGCCGCTGGCGGTGAAGAGCAGCAGGAACAGGCCAAGGAAGAGCCAGAAGTTCTTCAGCGGCAGGGTCCAGACCATGGTCAGGGTGATGACGGCCATCGCGGCGAACGCGGCGACGGTCATCCGGGCGCCTCCCATGCGGTCGGCCATGCGTCCGCCGTAGGGGCGGGCCAGCGAGCCGACCAGCGGGCCCAGGAACGCGAGGGACAGGGCCACGGTGCCGACGCCGATCGAGGAGAATGCCGGGAAGTAGTCCTTGATGAGCTTGGGGAACACGCCGGCGAAGCCGATGAACGAGCCGAAGGTGCCGATGTACAGCAGCGCCATGATCCACAGGTGGGGTTCCTTGAGCGCGGCGAGCGAGCCGGCGACGTCGCCCTTGGCGCTGGTGAGGTTGTCCATGTACTTCCATGCGCCGAAGGCGGCGAGCAGGATCAGCGGGACCCACATCCAGCCGGCCATGGGCAGGTTCACGGTGCCGGCAGCCAGGAGGGTGATGGCGATCGGAACGGCAAGCTGTGCGACGGCGGCGCCGAGGTTTCCGCCGGCGGCGTTCAGGCCCAGCGCCCAGCCCTTTTCGCGGGCCGGGTAGAAGAAGGTGATGTTGGCCATCGAGCTGGCGAAGTTGCCGCCGCCAAAGCCCGCCAGGGCCGCCACGAACAGCATGGTGCCGAACGGGGTCTCCGGGTTGGAGACGCACATGGCGAGTCCGATCGAGGGGATCAGCAGCAGCAGGGCCGAGACGATGGTCCAGTTGCGGCCGCCGAAGCGGGGGACCATGAAGGTGTAGGGGATGCGGAGGGTGGCGCCGACCAGGCTGGGCATCGAGATCAGCCAGAAGATTTCTGAGGTGGTGAAGGTGAAGCCGGCGGCGGGCAGCTGGACGACCACAATCGACCACAGCTGCCAGACCACAAAACCCAGGAACTCGGCGAAGATGGACCAGTTCAGGTTCCGCTTGGCGATGGAGCGGCCCTGGGACTCCCACTGTTCCTTGTTCTCGGCGTCCCAGTTGGCGATCCAGCGGCCGGGACGGTATTCAAGGGCGGGGCCGCCGAGGGTGGTGCCGGCGTCGAGTCGGGGGGAAACGCCGGGGGAGACGCCGGTATCGGCGCTCGCAGTTCGTTCAGCAGTCACGGGGACCTCCTTTGGGGATGTTGTCCTTCCAAAGTAGGGAATCCGCGTTTCCGGGACCCTCGCCGTTTGTTAACGTGCTGTGACGTTTGCCTATCGGCGCGCTTGTGGCGGCGTGAGGGGCGCTTCGGGGCGTAGTGTGATGACCACCACGTGAGACGAAATCAAACGTCCAAATAGTGGACTGCTTGTCCATCGAATGGACTGCGGGAACTATTATGTAATCCTACTTATCCCCATCTGGACGGCTTTTCAGCCGCGGTCCGGTCTTCATGAAAGCGCTACTACATGTCATCCACTGCCATTTCCGCAGAGCAGGGGTCCGCCCAACCGGTGAACTCGCGCGGCCGCGTCATCGTCGCCAGCCTGGTCGGCACCACCGTTGAGTTCTACGACTTCTACGTGTACGCCACTGCGGCTGTGCTCGTGTTCCCCCGGCTGTTCTTCCCCGGCCAGAACGAGACCACCCAGCTGCTGAGCTCCTTCGCCGTTTTCGGCGTCGCGTTCATTGCACGGCCGCTCGGCTCCATCGTCTTCGGCCACTTCGGTGACAAGTTCGGCCGCAAGGGCACCCTGGTGGCATCGCTGCTGACCATGGGTATTGCCACGTTCCTCATCGGCTGCCTGCCCACGGCCCTCGTGCCGGGCTGGGAATTCTGGGCTCCGGCCCTGCTGGTTGTCATGCGCTTTGCCCAGGGCCTTGCCCTCGGCGGCGAATGGAGCGGCGCGGCCCTGCTGGCCACCGAGAACGCCCCGGCGAACAAGCGTGCCATCTACGGCACGTTCCCGCAGCTGGGTGCACCGATCGGCTTCATCATTGCCAACGTGATCTTCCTGGTCTTCAGCTACGCACTGTCCCCGGCGGCCTTCATGGAGTGGGGCTGGCGTGTGCCGTTCCTGCTCAGCGCGGTCATGGTTATCATCGGCCTTTACGTCCGGCTCAAGCTGATCGAAACCCCGGCCTTCACCAAGGTTCTGGAATCCAAAGAAGTTGCCAAGCTGCCGCTGGCCCGCGTCTTCAAGACCAGCTGGAACCAGCTGATCCTCGGCACGTTCATCATGCTCGCCACCTACGTGCTATTCTACCTGATGACAACGTTCACGCTGACCTACGGCACCCGCCCCGCCACCCTGGACGCAGCCAAGGCTGCAGCCGAGAAGGCAGGCAAGCCGATGACCGAGGCCGCAGCTGCCGCGTTCGTCCCCGGCCTGGGCTACACCCGCAACGACTTCCTCTGGATGCTGATTGCCGGCGTCGTGTTCTTCGGTATCTTCACCCTGGTCTCCGGCCCGCTGGCTGAGAAGTACGGCCGCCGCAAGATGCTGATCGCCGTGACCCTCGGCATCTTCGCGTTCGGCCTGCTCTTCATCCCGCTGTTCAGCGCCGGTTTCTGGGGCACGATGTCCCTGCTGATCATCGGCTTCTCCCTGATGGGCCTGACCTTCGGGCCGATGGGTGCGCTGCTACCGGAGCTCTTCCCGACGAACGTCCGGTACACCGGCTCGGCCATCAGCTACAACGTCTCCAGCATCCTCGGTGCCGCCGTGGCACCGTTCATCGCGGTCTGGCTTTGGGAAATGGGCAAGGGCAGCCCCGGGCTGGTCGGCGTCTACCTCGCCTCCATGTCCGTGCTGACGCTGATCGCACTGTTCGTGAGCAAGGAAACCCGCGACCTGGAGTACACCAACAACGTGGCCTGACGCTTTTCCCACGGCTTCGGCTGACGCTCCAGCCCGGTTACTGAAGGAAATGCCCGGCGTGTTCACTGAACACGCCGGGCATTTCCGTGTCGGCAGCGGAATGCGGGAAAGTAACCGGGCAGGAGCGTCAGCGCCCGGACCGGGCAGTGCCAGCGGTCAGAGTTAGCGGGCGTAGCGCTCCACGAAGTTGCGCAGGATCTTCATCGGTTCCGTGGCAGTGAAGCGCCGGGCGTCCTCCATCAGAATTTCGGCGGATTCCGGCGGGAAGTATCCGGCGTGGCGGTAGATATCGATCCTGGTGACCAGACCCTGAGCATCGAGCTCGGGGTGGAACTGGGTGGCATACAGGTTGGTCTTGATCCGGAACATGTGCACCGGGCAGGCAGCGGAGCTGGCCAGGAGGACCGCGTGGGCGGGGAGGAGGGTGCAGGCTTCCTTGTGGCCGGTGAAGGCCGTGAAGCTCTCCGGCAGCCCCCGCAGGAGGGGATCGAGCAGCCCTTCTTCCGTCAGCTTGATGGTCACGCCGCCAAGCCCCTCGCCGTAGGTCCGGTCGATCACCGCGCCCTGGTGCCGGCCCAGCGTGCCGACCCCGTAGCAGGCGCCGAAAAACGGGAAATCCTCCGGCACGATCCGGTCGAGCAGGGCCGCGAGCTCATGCTCCACCCGGTGCTGGACGTCGCTTTTTTGCTCGGCGGGGTCGCTGGAGGTGAACGGGCTCCCGCCCACAATCACACCGGAGTAGTCGGAGAGTTCCAGCCGGGGCAGCGGGGCGGCCTCCATCCGGATGCGCTTCAGCTGCGAGGGTTCGAGCCCGCCGTAGCGCAGGTAGGCTTCGTATTCGTTCTCGGCGGCGGCGTCCTCGGCCCGGGAGGCGAGGAGCAGAAATGGCTTCACAGACCCAGTCTGCACGGGCGGAACGCAGGGGCGCCAGAGGCGCGCCTGTGTCCCGGGACTCGTGCGGCTACTCTGCGGCCTCGTCCTCAATGAGGGCGATGATGGCGCCCGCGGAGACGGTCTCGCCGGCGGAGGCGGACAGCCCGATCACGATTCCGGCGCGGTGCGCGGTGAGCGGCTGCTCCATCTTCATCGCTTCCAGGACCACCACAAGATCGCCCTCGGCAACGAGGTCGCCCTCGCCCACTGCCACCTTCACGATGGTTCCCTGCATGGGGGAGGTCAGGGCGTTGCCGCTGGCTGCGACCACGGCGCCGCCGCTGCGGGAGCGCTTCTTGGCTTTGGCCGGTTTGACGGCGCCGGCGCCGCCACCGGTGCCCAGCGACGCCGGCAGGACGACCTCCAGGCGCTTGCCGCCGACCTCGACGACGACGCGCTGGCGTTCGCCGGCGTCGGGCGCTTCAGCGTCGGTGCCGGTCGGCGTCCAGGCGGGGATGTCGTTGACAAAGGCCGTCTCGATCCAGCGGGTGTGGACCTTGAACGGACCCTCGGCGGGGGCGAAGTCCGGGTCGGTGACGACGGCGAGGTCGAACGGGATGACGGTGGGGATGCCCTCGACCACCATCTCCTCGAGGGCGCGGCGGGCGCGCTGCAGGGCCTGCGGGCGGGTGGCGCCGGTGACGATCAGTTTGGAGAGCATCGAGTCGAAGTTGCCGCTGATGACGTCGCCCTGCTCCACGCCGGAGTCGATCCGGACACCGGGGCCGGTGGGGTTCAACAGCCGCGTGATGGTGCCCGGGGCAGGCATGAAGTTCCGGCCCGGGTCCTCGCCGGTGATGCGGAACTCGATCGAGTGGCCGCGGACCTCGGGGTCCCCGTAGCCCAGTTCCTCGCCGCGGGCCAGCCGGAACTGCTCGCGGACGAGGTCGATTCCGGTGACTTCCTCGGAGACGCAGTGCTCCACCTGGAGACGGGTGTTGACCTCAAGGAAGGAGATGGTGCCGTCCTGGCCCACGAGGAACTCGCAGGTGCC
It includes:
- a CDS encoding MFS transporter, encoding MSSTAISAEQGSAQPVNSRGRVIVASLVGTTVEFYDFYVYATAAVLVFPRLFFPGQNETTQLLSSFAVFGVAFIARPLGSIVFGHFGDKFGRKGTLVASLLTMGIATFLIGCLPTALVPGWEFWAPALLVVMRFAQGLALGGEWSGAALLATENAPANKRAIYGTFPQLGAPIGFIIANVIFLVFSYALSPAAFMEWGWRVPFLLSAVMVIIGLYVRLKLIETPAFTKVLESKEVAKLPLARVFKTSWNQLILGTFIMLATYVLFYLMTTFTLTYGTRPATLDAAKAAAEKAGKPMTEAAAAAFVPGLGYTRNDFLWMLIAGVVFFGIFTLVSGPLAEKYGRRKMLIAVTLGIFAFGLLFIPLFSAGFWGTMSLLIIGFSLMGLTFGPMGALLPELFPTNVRYTGSAISYNVSSILGAAVAPFIAVWLWEMGKGSPGLVGVYLASMSVLTLIALFVSKETRDLEYTNNVA
- a CDS encoding MFS transporter; amino-acid sequence: MTAERTASADTGVSPGVSPRLDAGTTLGGPALEYRPGRWIANWDAENKEQWESQGRSIAKRNLNWSIFAEFLGFVVWQLWSIVVVQLPAAGFTFTTSEIFWLISMPSLVGATLRIPYTFMVPRFGGRNWTIVSALLLLIPSIGLAMCVSNPETPFGTMLFVAALAGFGGGNFASSMANITFFYPAREKGWALGLNAAGGNLGAAVAQLAVPIAITLLAAGTVNLPMAGWMWVPLILLAAFGAWKYMDNLTSAKGDVAGSLAALKEPHLWIMALLYIGTFGSFIGFAGVFPKLIKDYFPAFSSIGVGTVALSLAFLGPLVGSLARPYGGRMADRMGGARMTVAAFAAMAVITLTMVWTLPLKNFWLFLGLFLLLFTASGFGNGATYRMIPIIFATSSRAAKSGASTVTTQRLASSALGLISAIGAYGGFVIPQVLNASNSASGSYTPAFYGFVGAYVLMLAVCWFCYIRNANRNAMGHV
- a CDS encoding molybdopterin oxidoreductase family protein, which encodes MTNGAATHCPYCALQCAMTLTTPAALTPAPQPGSDPVPEQPAAALLDVAGRDFPTNRGGLCRKGWTSASLLNHPGRVTEPLLRGADGVHRPVSWEEALASVTEAVKSTQASYGADAVGVFGGGGLTNEKAYQLGKFARLALGTSRIDYNGRFCMSSAAAAGMRAFGLDRGLPFPLADLDTASTILMLGSNVAETMPPFVQHLQGARDAGGLIVVDPRRSATAAFTSDGGGLHLQPLPGTDLALLLGLSHVVIHEGLTDAGYIGARTAGYDALARSVASYWPERVQSLTGVPAGLIRDTARRLADGSRRGGSYILTGRGVEQHVDGTDTATAAINLALLLGLPGSARSGYGTLTGQGNGQGGREHGQKADQLPGYRKITDPAARAHMAAVWGVPEALIPGPGLPAVQLLKSLGQPDGVRCLFVHGANVAVSAPDANAVIAGLRSLDFLVVCDFFLSETAAEADLILPVTQWAEEEGTLTNLEGRVLRRRRAIAPPPGVRSELWIMTRLAELLDAPSTFSEDPETVFEELRLASSGGLADYAGIDYAMLDRGEAAYWPYPAGSTGTPRLFLDSFAHPDGRAVFTPVTPRRRAASSVSAGAAAAADRAGRPMTLITGRLMEHYQSGAQTRRVAALAAAQPEARLQIHPAAAAAQGIAEGDVVSISNGRGEVSCRAELSTDIRPETVFLPFHFPELESANRLTEAATDPISGMPEFKFSHVWVRPGAATLHAIELQKEGAS
- a CDS encoding Pr6Pr family membrane protein — encoded protein: MSDVLTLNPAVERNAGANRALHPDCLWIRLVRGGAGLAILAALGQEVYDATQPGNSVDIPQLISQFTFHSNLVLALVLLVSAARPRARLPQWWDHLFGALAFYLVMTGIIYAVLVAPPDEPWWTLDMYWPWMITHRIAPLVAGLDWLFVTRTVRGPWRRPLIWLCYPAAFLIFSWVRGALDGWYPYDFLDPRLDGGWPAVTATSAQVLGAFLVVGVLVHLAGNARVGLARGPGKQFRA
- a CDS encoding FAD-dependent oxidoreductase → MTERIVVVGFGPVAARLVDELLPAVRGGLAHLTVIGEEAEAAYNRVLVADLGVGRTTASALALSDAAALIDGGVDVRLGVRVRRVDRARQQLILSDGTSPGYDRLVFATGSRPVIPNLTGLNPDPAAPVLPPGVTALRDLRDASVLQAAVAGGKRVVVLGGGVLGLETALAAAEEGATVTVVHNGPHPLGRNIDRGGGAVLAASLRNCGVRVAGNARSTGVEHNGPDGGFSALLLDDGSAIDGDLLVLSCGVRPRTELAEGCGLSTGAGILVDHKLRAHHEPHIFAIGDCAEVRCPDPECLQCRTARGPAGLVGPGWRQAEWLAGYLTLLASGAPDAEALLPLPAELPAVVVLKARGMNMAVAGDNDAEPWDEEALTAGAVNGRARLQIAQWADPEHGRYVKMTTRAGVLEGLVAVGMPRTAAELVQLFERGAELPADRSLLLRLDGPDQAASAGATDPERTVCRCAGVSGIRIAAAVTDGCGTVAEVSGATRAGTGCGGCHDDIKGIIEKHFQGAVA
- a CDS encoding glutamine amidotransferase, whose protein sequence is MKPFLLLASRAEDAAAENEYEAYLRYGGLEPSQLKRIRMEAAPLPRLELSDYSGVIVGGSPFTSSDPAEQKSDVQHRVEHELAALLDRIVPEDFPFFGACYGVGTLGRHQGAVIDRTYGEGLGGVTIKLTEEGLLDPLLRGLPESFTAFTGHKEACTLLPAHAVLLASSAACPVHMFRIKTNLYATQFHPELDAQGLVTRIDIYRHAGYFPPESAEILMEDARRFTATEPMKILRNFVERYAR